A region of the Leptospira inadai serovar Lyme str. 10 genome:
ATGAGATGGCAAACTTCCCCAGTAGTGCGCTGCTTTCCAAAGTGAAAGAGAAATTAGAAATCAATTACGGTTTATATACATCCCTCGAAAGCGGAGACGATAAAGACGAAGTGGCATTCGAGTTAGTGGAATCCACCGCCAGAACCGTCATCGGACTCCTGCTTGAAAGAGGCGCGAATCGACTTTCCGGAAAACAAAAGGAAACTCGGCTAGTTTTAGCAACGGGTTATAATCTGGATAGCATGGCGATCTTGGAAAGCAACCGGATTCGGATTCAAAATAAAAAGCGATAAGGATCAGCGATTTATTTCGACTCTCCCCTGTTTCGCGAGATTCGTTTTTTACGACCCGATGCGTCAGCGTCAAATAGAAAAACAGGGATTTGTCGAGTTACATCCGATCTAAACCTCAAAGAGGAAGCTAGATCGGAAGAAAGAATTCAAAACGTGATCTTAGACGACAACCGGAAATCGAACTATCGCTTCCGGTGTTTAAGTCTAAGCTTCTTTTTTCAGAATTTTTGGTATTCTATCCCGTACAGTAGAAGAACCTAATTCTTGAATTTTATCGGACTCGATTATGATAGTACCTTTTAGATCCGCCCAGGCGGCGTTTAACATCGCCTTAGCGACTACCGATCCTTCTATCGAACGGTATTTCCTAAAAGGTCCGATTAAAATCGGATTTAAGAACATTGCGAGTATCGCCCCGATTTTTTCTCCTATTCTAAATTCCTTACGATCGCCTTCCAAGAGAGAAGGTCGAAAAATACCCAAATATTCGAATCCTAACCGGGAAATTTCCCCTTCCACCTCTCCTTTTACTTTATTATAAAATACGATGGACTTCGAATCGGCGCCTAAGGAGCTAATCAGGGAAAATCCCCTCACACCGTTAGATTTAGCCGCCTTGGCAAAGGAAATCGCATAGTCAAAGTCCACTTTTCGAAAATTCTCTCGAGTTCCGGCTTGCTGAATCGTCGTACCTAAGGCGGAGAATGCATCGGTAATGCCTTTCGGAAGATCGGGAAAACGATTCCAGTCCACTAGTATCGGCTCCAGCTTGGGATGCGACCAAGATAAGGGTTTACGAACTATCACATAGACCTTGTCCCAATCGGCATCCAGCAAAAGTTCCCGTACCAATTGACCACCGACTAAACCGGTTCCGCCGGCGACGACCGCGATTCGATGTTTCATATTCCACCCCGATGTACGGAAAAGATGCTCCTACGGAGCCTTTTATCGTCCAGATATTTCTAACACTTTAAAAGCCGCTTAGACCCGATAAAATCTCTCAAGTGTCTTTTTTTCTTCTCCCGAAAGCAAAGTACGCCACTCTCTTTCTTCTAAATCTTCCTACCCGAAACCTGATAAAGAATTGATACCTCTGCCGGATAAATTATGCTCCGGTCATGTCGTATCCAGCTTATCTACCTAAATTCTTCTGCAAAATTCTTGAAACGACTGACCGAAGTAAAATGAATGAATCCTGGAGAAAGGTGGTCGAGAATGAGGAAAAGATCGGGGCCTACGTGTCCAACGGATTTAGATATATTCTGCTTTTATTCTTTGCCTTTCAACTTCTAGCGAATTTGCACACGGGAAACCCTTGGATTAACGGTATCGGTATCGGTCTATTTGCCGCCATAACTATCGGACATAGTGTCGTAATTCGGACCTGCCCTCGCTGGGCGATTTCCGTTTATTCTTACATCGCTCTCGTATCGGATTTTGCGATCATATCCGGCGTATTGATTTCTTACACTTTCTTGGCGAGTCCGGACAATCTAGGTTTCGCTTTAAAAAATCCGATCCAAACCTACTTCTTTTTCCCCCTCGCATTTTCACTCGTGCAATTCAGATTACGCTTGGTTCTTCTCAGTGTAATTCTTTATTATACGTTCTATTTCGGCTTTTTTGCATATGCGGAATTCGTGGGTAAAATCACATACGCGACCGATTGGAAGGATTACGTGATGGGACCGAATCTTCTTTTAGGGGATGCCTTCGCCGGGCGCCCGTTAGCCTATCTAATCCTGGCTTTCTTCTTTTGTTTCGGAATATTAAGAACGTTGATTATGATTCGAAGGATCGGAGATGCGGAAGCTCAGAGAAGCTTACTTTCCAGGTATTTTTCGCCCGGGATGGTTACCGAGATGATGGCTAATCCGGAAGTACTCACCGGCAGGAGACAGACTGCAACGATTCTATTTACCGATATTCGGAACTTTACGGCTCTTTCGGAAAACATGGATCCTGTCGAGCTCGGTAAATTTCTTTCTTCGATCCGTGAAATATTGACGGAATGTGTTTTTGAATTCGGAGGCACCTTGGATAAATACATAGGAGACGCGGTCATGGCTACATTCGGAACCCCGTATCCTTCCGATGATCCCGCCGCCGACGCAATCAAGGCTCTTAGTTGCGGGAAGCGGATGTTAGAGCGCTTGGGTGAGTTTAATACTAGGCGTATAGCGAACGGACATCCGCCGGTAAACATCGGTATCGGGATTCATACGGGTGAAGTATTTTCGGGAAATATAGAAACGAGCCAAAGAGCCGAATTTACCGTTATCGGAGACGCCGTAAATACCGCCTCGCGAATCGAATCCTTAACCAAGAATTTTGGGAAGGAATTTTTAGTTTCGGAGGAAACCTGGAAACTCGCCGGAGCGAATTTTAACGGAGAAACACTTCCTCCGATTCAGGTGAAAGGAAGAGAAAAATTAGTTACTGTTATCGCAGTAGGACTATGATCGATGTTATCCTCCCAGGAAATTCAGTTTAGAAAACCGAAAGGACTCAGCCAGTTCTTCCTAGTAACGGATATAGGATTTATTTTATACTGGGGAATCACCTCAATAAAAATCATCCCGGATGAATTTTTATTTAAAGATTATAGCGACCCGATTTTATCCGCTTGGAACTGGTCCTTCCTTCCATTGGATCTTTTCATCTCTTTTACGGGATTAACAAGTTTATACTTGTTTAATAAGCGAATTTCAGCTTGGAAAAATTTTGCGATCCTGTCCTTGGGGTTCACGATCGCATCCGGAATTCAGGCGATTTCGTTTTGGATCATCCGCGAAGACGTTTCACTTTTATGGTGGGCACCCAATCTATATTTAATTTTCTATCCTTTGTTCTACGTCCGATTCTTATTAAAAAATTGATTCTCGGCAGTACAGAAGACAGAGGACTGAGGACAGACGCGTTCGCTTTGCTCACGCTAGACAGAAGCTGCTCGAAGTTGGGAAGGCAGCTGTGGTAGAGGACCGATTTACTATAACGTAAGAATCTTTCTGTAGAGCAAGGAAGCTCGGCTCACCAATGCTCTGTCCTCTGCAGAAGACAGAGGTCAGAAGACGGAAGACAGTAGCTGCTAGACGTTGGAAAAGTAATAGAGGTAGAGGAAAGATCCAATATAACACGAGAATCTTCCTCTAGAACGTGGGAGTTCCAACATAATTCGTTTTTAAAAAAATTCTTGTCAGGGTATAGGAATAATTTTCTGTCCTCTGTCCTCTGTCCTCTGTAAGATGAAACTTTCGAAGGACCTATTTCACTCCGGCCTTTTGCAATTCTTTCCCCAATTGGCCGGTTATAGTGCAGAAGAACATTCGCCAATCACTTAAAAAAGATTTTATAGGATACGTAAACGTTGCCGGGCGGTTCTTCTCTATAAAGAAATGTCCGATCCAAGCAAATAAATAACCGCTGAATAGCGCTCCGAGTAAATACCAAGGATTTAAAAACGCTACCGCAGATATGATCCATCCCAGCGCGATAGAGGTACCGATGAAGTGCAGGACACGATTCAATTTATTGGAATGCTCTCTTAAATAGAAAGGCCAAAATTCCCCGAGCGTAGTATAATTCGTTTCTTGAGACATGTAATACTCCAATTCGCAGGATACTCTTAATTCGATCTCTTCGCAACCTTAAATCGACCTCGAATTCGCGATATAGATCATTTGTTATAAAAAGAGAATTGCGAGAAATCGGATCTAACGAACCGATCGATTCCGAGCAAGATTCCGGATTAAACTAGAATCCTAGGACGCAAACTGAGCCTTTCTTAAGACAGTATGCGCTCGGACCTCCCCTTCAATCGGAGGCTCCGAAACTCCCAGCGCTCGTATTCTGATTCAATTCGAAAATGGTCGGAAAGAATCGGTTCGTCTCTTCCCGCCGTTGATTCATTTGAATCGGAATTCACTTCCGGAATAGAATGATAAAACCCGTCGTTCCTAACTCCCTTTGCAAGATTTAAAGTCTTTTCCCTCCCCTCCTCGATTTCACTAGAGGATGGGGTCGGGAAATTTCTTTGCAAGTGCGCAGAATCCATCCGTGATTCCAAGGATTCTATAGTCTCAATTTCTTCCAGAGAGCGACTGTACCGTTCTCAAACTTTTTATTGGCATCTTTTATCCCGATTCGATTTTTTTTCGAAAAATAAGGCTTGTTCCCAACTTCTTTGCCGGATTTAAATTAAAAATAGAGCGGCTCAAGAACACAAAAAGAGACATAGAATCGGACCTTTGCAGGGCTGATTCTTTCTATCCGGCCAGTAAATCCCGATAGGAATTCTTCTATGAAAGCAGCCAGAATCAGGAATTTAAGCCCTTACGGTCATTTTAAGACAAAAATTAGCACTCTCTATCTGAAAGTGCTTGACGATTTTCGGCTTCCTAGTTTTTTCTAAAAGGAAGGCCAAGCACTCTAATAATCAAAGTGCTAAGGAATTATTTTAAATCTCAAAGGAGAAAAAGTCTATGGCGATTAAACCACTAGGCGACCGCGTGCTAGTCGAACCGAAACAAGAAGCCGAAGAAAAAATCGGTAGCATCTTTGTTCCCGACACCGCGAAAGAAAAGCCCCAAGAAGGAAAAGTAATCGAGGTTGGAAGCGGTCGTTACGAAGACGGCAAGCTCGTACCTCTAGAAGTTAAATCCGGAGACGTAGTTTTATACGGCAAGTACTCCGGAACCGAAATCAAATCCGAAGGCAAAGAATACCTTATCATTCGCGAAAGCGATATTCTTGCCGTCGTGAAGAAGTAATCCTTAGGAGGAAATTAAAATGGCTAAAATTATCGAATACGACGAAACAGCGAGACGCAAACTCCTAGAGGGAGTCAACAAATTAGCGAATGCGGTGAAAGTGACTCTCGGACCGAAAGGCCGTAACGTAGTCATCGACAAAAAGTTCGGCTCACCCACCATCACGAAAGACGGTGTTACTGTAGCTAAAGAAATCGAATTGGAAGATTCGATCGAGAATATGGGCGCTCAAATGGTTAAGGAAGTATCCACCAAAACCAACGACGTTGCCGGAGACGGAACCACCACTGCAACGATTCTTGCCCAATCCATCATCAACGAAGGATTGAAGAACGTTACCGCAGGCGCAAACCCGATGGCTCTCAAGCACGGAATCGACAAAGCCGTATCGGCAGCCGTGGAAAGTATCAAAAAACGTTCCGTAAAAATCGAAAATAAAAAAGATATCGCGAACGTTGCAACCATTTCCGCCAATAACGACAAGGAAATCGGAAATCTAATCGCGGACGCAATGGACAAAGTCGGCAAAGACGGAGTCATTACGGTAGAAGAGGCAAAATCCATCGAAACGACTCTCGACGTAGTCGAAGGTATGCAATTCGATCGTGGATACATTTCTCCGTACATGGTAACCGATCCCGAAGCGATGATCGCGACTCTAAACGATCCCTACATTCTCATCTATGATAAAAAGATCGCGTCCATGAGAGATCTTCTTCCGGTTTTGGAAAAAGTAGCTCAAGCAGGACGTCCTCTTGTAATCATTTCGGAAGAAGTGGAAGGAGAAGCTCTCGCAACGATAGTCGTAAACACTCTCCGTAAAACGATTTCCTGCGTCGCGGTAAAAGCACCCGGATTCGGCGATCGTCGTAAAGCGATGTTGGAAGATATCGCTATTCTTACCGGCGGACAAGTGATTTCCGAAGATCTCGGAATGAAACTGGAAAACGCTACCGTTCAACAACTCGGACGCGCGAAAAAAGTCATCGTGGATAAGGAAAATACCACCATCATCGAAGGACAAGGCGCTTCCAAAGACATCCAAGGTCGCGTAGGACAAATCAAAAAACAAATCGAAGACACTACTTCGGAGTACGATCGCGAAAAACTGCAAGAGCGCCTTGCGAAACTCGCAGGCGGGGTTGCGGTCATTCACGTTGGTGCAGCTACCGAAGTCGAAATGAAAGAGAAAAAGCATCGCGTCGAAGACGCTCTTTCTGCTACTCGTGCAGCAGTGGAAGAAGGCATCGTTCCAGGCGGCGGTTTGACTCTTCTGAAAGCTCAAGAAGCGGTAGCTTTACTCAAACTGGAAGGCGACGAAGCGACCGGAGCAAAAATCATCTTCCGCGCTTTGGAAGAGCCGATTAGAATGATCACTTCTAACGCAGGTTTGGAAGGATCGGTCATCGTCGAACAAGCCAAAACTAAGAAAGGAAACGAAGGCTTCAACGCTCTGACTATGGTTTGGGAAGATTTACTCCAGGCCGGAGTCGTCGACCCTGCAAAAGTAGTCCGCTTTGCTCTGCAAAACGCTGCATCCATCGGTTCTATGATCCTAACTACCGAAGTTACGATCACCGACAAACCGGAAAAAGACGGCGGCGCACCACCGATGGGTGGAATGGGCGGTATGGGAGGAATGGGCGGCATGATGTAAGCCGACCGTTTCTTTCGAAGCGTCCAAAAGCCGGGGAAGAAATTCCCCGGCTTTTCTTTTTCTAAACGCTTCTAAAGTCGAATCCCGAAAATTCTGCTATAATTCTTACCAGCATTCGTCGTGTTACTATATAAGATTTGTAGAATGGAATATTTGCTGTAATCGGTCTGCAACTCGTATTCCCAATCCCAAAGCAACCCGCCAATACCGGGTAACGCTAAAATTCCCATCGAACGATACCCTCTCTCCGGCCTAGCACGATAATAATATAAACCGGGACCGATGAGCATCGTATCTTCTCCGGTCGAGATCGATTCGCTTCTGTAGTATAGCAGACCCAAGCCGACCATATCGTATCGACCGTTTTTACCCGAGGAAAAATATCCGAGCACGGGCGGAACATACGTGGAGACTTCGTTCCCGTCCCGATGATAATAATACGCGGGAAGGAAATTCGCGATACTTTCCCCCCCTGAACGCTTGAGACGAAGCCACAGGAAATTCGCATCGGAGTAATCCTGAGCGGATTCATATCCTGCGATCAATCCACCCAGAACCGCCCAACGTGTTCGGTTTGCATCATATTCTCCGTGAAACAATCCTAAAAAGACGTTCACGTTTCTCCTTTGAAGCGCCAATTCGCGATTGACGTCCAGTATTCCGGCAAATCCCCAACGATCTATTCTCTTATCGACATACGAATAGGACCCTAATGCGAACCAAAAACTGGACTCAGCGCTAAGTCGACGAATTACGAGGGGGAAAAAACCCCAAGAATCCGAATTGGAACCTTTGATCGAATAGATCGGACCGAAAATGAATCGGGAACGACCCGACTCGGAATCTCGAGCAAGATCGAAAAGTATCGCCAGATTGAAGTGGAAGGAATTTCCGGAAGGCTTAGATTCCCGGTTATAATAAAATAAAGGGAACATATAATTCTTCGTAGAATCGACTTTTCCTTTTTCACTCGTCGATTCCTGTCCGGAAAAGGAGACTAGCGGAAAAACGGAAACGTCCGTCGAACTCTCCCGGTTGTTTTTATAACTATTATAGGAAAGTAATTTAAGAAAGCTGAATTCTTTCGATTCCGCATCCGCCTCGGAGACAAGTCTGTTATAATAGAATCCCAACCAAAAGGCAGTGGTCTCCTTTTGAGAAGCGGAAGTATACAATGTCGGAAAGGGTAGCAAAAAGAAATTCCTGCTACTTTCCTCCCGAGCATCGCCGCCCTTTCCGATCGTAGAGAAAATACCGATCGGACTCACCGAGAGAGAATCCCATGACCCGGAAGTTTGGTCGGTTCTTTCAAAATAAAACGGCAGTCCCCAAATCGTTCTGCTTTTTACTCCTGCAATATTCGTTTCGCTGTCCGAATAAAACGGATACAATGCAAAGGAGGATTCCCGCGGTGACTTTGTCCTATTTCCGAACAAAAGAATATTCAACGAATACGAATCCGGTTTCGAATCGTATCTGAATAGAATCGGAACCGTGGTCTTACTGTGAATGACCACCTCCTTCTCCCTCTCGACTTCGGAAAAGTAAAACGGAAAAATCGACAGGGATTCCCTCTGCCCGGTAACGGAACTGGACATTTCGGACGAAACTAATCCGAACAGAGTCCAATAAGATCTATCCTTAGTTTCGTTGGAATAATATCCTAAAACGAATCGAGTCGCTTCGAATGAATCTTTATAGAAATACAGGGCCAGTGGAAATACGATATCCTTCCTTACGGATTCCTTTTCGGACAAATAGGATTCCCTATAGCGATAGTAGATCGGAGTCAGCATTTCGGAAGTCGAGGAAGAGCCGTCTTTCTGAAGATAACGGCTCGAGCTGAACAAAAGTGGAATCAGAGTTTTCGATCTAACGTAGTCGTTCGATTCGGCGGTATCGGAAAAGTAGAACGGAAATAAATTAGTTTTCGAAAACGTCGCAAATTGGGTTTTTACGGCGGAGGTGGAAAATACTCCCAACACATTCGTATACGTAGACCTAGGGTCCGAAGAGGAATAATAGGCAAGGAAGAAAAAGCGGCTCGAATCTCCGTTTCTTTTATAATAAAGTCCTAATGGAATCAAAAAATCGATTTTCGTCGTCTTTTCCTTCGGTTCGCCGGGAGCCTTGGAACGATTGTAATAATAAAGAGGAAAGAGAAAACTAGTCTCGGAACCGCCTGAAATATCGCTGAAGGAACTGTAGTAAGACAATAGAGTCAGAACCTTGGAAGAGTAATTTCCGCCCGCCCCGCCTTCGATAGAATCGTATTTACGATAATAGAACGGGACAAAAAGTTGATATCCTTCCCGCTCTTGATTACCCAAAACCGAAGACGTCTTAGTATCTCTCGAATGAAAAAGAGGCAAAAGAATCGAGTGAAAGTCGGAAATTTCGGCCTGAGAGGAAATTTCCTTTTTATTATAATATAATATACTTATGGTACGATCCGAATTCGGAGACGAATCGTGGACGACCAAGGGAAATATCCGGAACCCCCAAGAATTCGGAGAATGGTAGGTTCGAAAGAAAGGCCAGAGCACCGAGTAATCCTTGGTATCCCCTTTTTTACCTCTTTGGAATCCGAAAATCATCCAAGCTTCTTGAAAATCGGCGGCATCGTCCTGCCTGGCATAGAACGGAAAATAAACGTTATACTCTTGGTCCCCGATTTTACTTTTGAAAATCGGCGGCAAAAGCCAAATCGTAACCTTGTCCTTGGTCTCCTCCGACCAAGAATACCAAGCGAGAGGTAAAAGTCGGAAATGCCTTCGATCATCTCCTTTCTCGTAGCTTAAAATCCCGAATAGGGTGCTGAATCCGAAAAAAGATTTGGACGCATCGCGGGAAAGCGTTTTGTATTTTCTAAGTCCGTCTTCATTCGCGTCCGGAACCGGACCGGAGCTAACCGGGAACTTCTTGGTGTTTTGCGGATCGGTAGGAACATTCCCGTTTTCGGCGAACGAATTCTCCCGCTTTCTCTTCCACCATAAAATCGAGTCTTTAGAAATGGATTCCCGGTAAGATACTCTTATCAAGTTGTAAAACCAGGCAAAATCCGTGTCCAGATACAGTTCTTTTTCTGTCATTCCGATCGAGGCAGAGGCGGATCCCTGAAATGTTCCAAGAGACTTAGAAGAAGAAAAGCCTGCTATATTCAGATCAAGAGATTTGTCCTCTTCCTCATATTTCAAATAAAAAGGCAGAAAGACGGACGCCTTGCTCCTAGGAGTGTCCCAGAAATAGTAAATCGGTAGGAGAAATTGGGAACTTTCTTTTGCGACCCGATCTTCCTTGGAAAAGTACAGTACTGCCCAGGTTCGATCCAACTCCGGCGATCGCTTTACGTAATGAAAAATACCGAACGAAGAGTAATCGTTTTCTTCGTACCCGAATCGAAAGAAGAATGGAACGAAAACTCGAAAAACGTTTTTATTATGGTAATAAAGAGGAAACGCATATCCGTATCTTTGATTACCGGAACCGTCAAAGCCTCTGCCGCCTAAACCCAAAATATTCCAGTAGGATCCCGACTCGGAGTTCCCGGAAAAGAAGATCGGGTAAACCCGTAAACTCGATTCCTTCTCGCTATCTCTTATTTCCAGCGGACCGAACAAGGAATACGAACCCTTTACATCTCTATTTCTGAAAAAGAGCGGAAAAAGATAGGAATAGGAGACGTCTCCTTCCTTCCAGTTTCCGAGGATCCCGGCGAAATTCCAGTAGGAACCGATTTGCCATTTCCCCGAATAGAAAAGCGGGTAAATTCGAAAGGAAGATTCGAGATGGTTGCTTTCCAATTCGACGGGGCCGTACAAACCGTAAGACCTGGAAGCGGATTCCGACTTCAGAAAGAAAGGGAACAAATAGGAATACGTATCATTTCCCTCTTTTCCCTTTCCCGCTAATCCGGCAAAATTCCAATAGGAACCCGTAGGAGACGATCCTGAAAAATACGCAGGATAGATTCGAAACGTCGAATTCGGTCCGTTACGAGACGTTTCGATAGGGCCGTATAAATCGTACGAACTTTGCGCCGATTTTGTCCGAAGAAAAAAAGGAAACGCATACGAGTAAGCGTTTCCCCCATCCTTCCCTGCTCCGAATAAACCTGCGAAGTTCCAATACGATCCCGAAGAAGAGACCCCGGAATAATAAAGAGGGTACACTCTAAACGAAGAATTCCGATCGACCGAGGAAAATTCGACGGGTCCATATAGACTGTACGATGCCTGGGGGGAGGAAGTCTTTACGAAGAACGGAAAGGCATACGCATACCGGTCCGGACCGTCTTCTCCTTTCCCGAATAACCCTGCAAAATTCCAATAGGAGGTCCCCGGAGAATTACCCGAATAGTAAAACGGATAAATCCGGAAGGAGGAAGATGATCCACGTTTCGAAAATTCCACGGGACCGAATAGCGAGTACGATTCATGATTCGATTCCGTTGTAAGAAAAAAAGGAAACACATAGAAATATTTTTCCGGACCGTTTTCCCCTTTTCCGGCGATTCCCGAAAAATTCCAGTACGATCCTTGGGGAGACGTACCCGAGAAATAAACGGGAAGGAAGGTAAAATAAGAATTTTTTTCGTAAAACAGAAGCGGAAAAAGGTAGGCTCCCTTTAAAGAATCGTCCGGATCGGTATACCATCCGCTTAAATACAGTAAATTCGTTCTGGTTCCGGAATCTTTAGCATAACCTCTAAAGAAAATAGGAGTGTACCAATTGGATTTGAGGACTTCTCCGTTCTGCTCGGAAGTTACTTTAAATGATAGTAATAAAGGAATTCCTGTTACTTCTTTCTTTTCAGGCTGTCCGAAAAGAGCGTTCTCCGACCAGGCTCGTAAATAGAACGGAGATAAAAAAATCCCTTCCGTCCCGTCTTTCCTGGACTCGTAGGAAAAAAGAGGCAATAAAGTTAAATGAGATTTTGCTTTTCCCGAGCCCCAGTATACTAAAGGCAAAAGGGCTCCATAATCGGAATCTTGATCCCTTCCTTTGTGAAAAATCAGAAAATGAGTCCAACTCGAACTCTCCGTAGTTTCTTTAAAGAAAAGAAGCGGAAGCATATACTGAAAGGAGTTTTTCCCTCCATTCGCAAACTCACGATTCCCCGTGCCGGCCAAAGGAAGAAACGAAGGAAATCTATATGTTTCCTTTTTATAATTCGTGTTTTGTTCGTAGGAATAATAATGCAACAGAGAGAAGTTAAAACTCTCCTTAATTTGACCCTGGTCCACTTTTTGACTGAAATAAAAAGGAAAGGACCAAGATTGATAGGACGGGGAATTCTTATCTTTGAGATAATAATAGAACGGGTAAACCGTATATTCTTTGAACTTCGGGTAGTCGGTATAGCTTACGGCAAAGAAAGCATCCCACGAAAAATGATCCTGCCAGGATTCCACTTTCATGATGATCGCGCGGACAGGATATTTTTCCTCCTTTTCACTTCCGTAAATCGGTTTTCGTTCGCTAGTCAACTCGTCGAAAAAATCCTTAGGTTGCGCTTCCAAAATCGAAGTGGAAACTAGTTGGAAGGAAATAAGAACGAAGCAGAATTTAACCGGTAAATTTAAAAAAAGTTTCATACGGCTTAGTCTTCGACGATTTCAATGAGTTTCCTTTTACCCTTCTCACCGTGAACTAATCGCACGCATCGTCGGGAAACTCCGAATTCTTCGGCGATCGCTGCAAGAACCGCATCGTTTGCCTTTCCCTCGATCGCAGGCTCCCGGACGGCAACGATCCAAGTCAGATCTTCCCCTTTTTTGACAAAGGGCTTTTTAGAATTCGGTTTGACCCTTACTTCGATACGCATCTGGAACAAATTTCGAAACGAACTCTAACGTTTTTTTCGAAATTTACCAGCGATTAATCTTATCTCATCGATACCTAAAACCAGACAGGTTCCCAGAAAAATTCCTGCGGAAAAGAGAACCGCGATCAAAACGGAAACTCTCGAGGAATTTGCGTATCCCAGACCTTCCGATTGCAAAAGGAATAATAGGGAATCATGCAAGAAATATCTGTACAAAATCAAAATAAGGCTCATTAAAATCAAGGGAACCGAAAGACGTAGCGTCTTTCGAACAAAACCTCGCCATGGGAAAACGATTCCGTGCTTCGTAAGACTTCTGGATAAAAAGAGCCAAGTGGAAATCGAAGTCACTGCAGAAGCCAATGCGATCGCCGAATGCTTTAAATAGTAAATCAAAGAAAGATTCAAAAGCAAATTCAACCCTAAGGAAAAAGCCTGAATTTTCAACGGAGTCTTAGTGTCCTGAAACGCATAAAAGGAGGAAATCAGAACTTTGTTCATGCTGTAAAAAGGAACCGCTATCGAATAGAGAATGAGAGGCATCGTGGCGGTTTCCGTCGCGACATGATCCCATCTTCCTCCGTAATAAATCGAATCCAGGATCGGCCCGGCCAGGATTCCCATTCCGAGCGCCGCAGGTACCGTAAGAAACGATGCGAATCCTAAAACCCCGAGCATTTCTCCCGGTACCTCCGAATGTCGGTCTTCCTTCAATGCGGAAAGTAATGCAGGCAACGTAGTCGTAGCCAGGGCCACGCCGATGATTCCGGTCGGAAGTTGAACCAGCCTTTGTGAATAGTCTAAACTTACCACGGCACCCAAACCCGGATTCGCGTTTTGAACCATGTTCGCGAGAAAAATATCCACCAACAAACCAAGCTGATAAAAACCGCCTCCCAGAGCAGCAGGCAGCATCAGCCTAAAAATCTTTTTTATAGCGGGATGTTTGTAGTTCCAAGAAAGTATCGGGCCTTCGCCGTTTTTAGAAACGTACCAAACTTGAACGGATAATTGGATGACGCCGCCGAATATGATGGCAAAGCAAAGTATCCGAACT
Encoded here:
- a CDS encoding DUF167 domain-containing protein — encoded protein: MRIEVRVKPNSKKPFVKKGEDLTWIVAVREPAIEGKANDAVLAAIAEEFGVSRRCVRLVHGEKGKRKLIEIVED
- a CDS encoding LA_1737 family protein, with translation MKLFLNLPVKFCFVLISFQLVSTSILEAQPKDFFDELTSERKPIYGSEKEEKYPVRAIIMKVESWQDHFSWDAFFAVSYTDYPKFKEYTVYPFYYYLKDKNSPSYQSWSFPFYFSQKVDQGQIKESFNFSLLHYYSYEQNTNYKKETYRFPSFLPLAGTGNREFANGGKNSFQYMLPLLFFKETTESSSWTHFLIFHKGRDQDSDYGALLPLVYWGSGKAKSHLTLLPLFSYESRKDGTEGIFLSPFYLRAWSENALFGQPEKKEVTGIPLLLSFKVTSEQNGEVLKSNWYTPIFFRGYAKDSGTRTNLLYLSGWYTDPDDSLKGAYLFPLLFYEKNSYFTFLPVYFSGTSPQGSYWNFSGIAGKGENGPEKYFYVFPFFLTTESNHESYSLFGPVEFSKRGSSSSFRIYPFYYSGNSPGTSYWNFAGLFGKGEDGPDRYAYAFPFFVKTSSPQASYSLYGPVEFSSVDRNSSFRVYPLYYSGVSSSGSYWNFAGLFGAGKDGGNAYSYAFPFFLRTKSAQSSYDLYGPIETSRNGPNSTFRIYPAYFSGSSPTGSYWNFAGLAGKGKEGNDTYSYLFPFFLKSESASRSYGLYGPVELESNHLESSFRIYPLFYSGKWQIGSYWNFAGILGNWKEGDVSYSYLFPLFFRNRDVKGSYSLFGPLEIRDSEKESSLRVYPIFFSGNSESGSYWNILGLGGRGFDGSGNQRYGYAFPLYYHNKNVFRVFVPFFFRFGYEENDYSSFGIFHYVKRSPELDRTWAVLYFSKEDRVAKESSQFLLPIYYFWDTPRSKASVFLPFYLKYEEEDKSLDLNIAGFSSSKSLGTFQGSASASIGMTEKELYLDTDFAWFYNLIRVSYRESISKDSILWWKRKRENSFAENGNVPTDPQNTKKFPVSSGPVPDANEDGLRKYKTLSRDASKSFFGFSTLFGILSYEKGDDRRHFRLLPLAWYSWSEETKDKVTIWLLPPIFKSKIGDQEYNVYFPFYARQDDAADFQEAWMIFGFQRGKKGDTKDYSVLWPFFRTYHSPNSWGFRIFPLVVHDSSPNSDRTISILYYNKKEISSQAEISDFHSILLPLFHSRDTKTSSVLGNQEREGYQLFVPFYYRKYDSIEGGAGGNYSSKVLTLLSYYSSFSDISGGSETSFLFPLYYYNRSKAPGEPKEKTTKIDFLIPLGLYYKRNGDSSRFFFLAYYSSSDPRSTYTNVLGVFSTSAVKTQFATFSKTNLFPFYFSDTAESNDYVRSKTLIPLLFSSSRYLQKDGSSSTSEMLTPIYYRYRESYLSEKESVRKDIVFPLALYFYKDSFEATRFVLGYYSNETKDRSYWTLFGLVSSEMSSSVTGQRESLSIFPFYFSEVEREKEVVIHSKTTVPILFRYDSKPDSYSLNILLFGNRTKSPRESSFALYPFYSDSETNIAGVKSRTIWGLPFYFERTDQTSGSWDSLSVSPIGIFSTIGKGGDAREESSRNFFLLPFPTLYTSASQKETTAFWLGFYYNRLVSEADAESKEFSFLKLLSYNSYKNNRESSTDVSVFPLVSFSGQESTSEKGKVDSTKNYMFPLFYYNRESKPSGNSFHFNLAILFDLARDSESGRSRFIFGPIYSIKGSNSDSWGFFPLVIRRLSAESSFWFALGSYSYVDKRIDRWGFAGILDVNRELALQRRNVNVFLGLFHGEYDANRTRWAVLGGLIAGYESAQDYSDANFLWLRLKRSGGESIANFLPAYYYHRDGNEVSTYVPPVLGYFSSGKNGRYDMVGLGLLYYRSESISTGEDTMLIGPGLYYYRARPERGYRSMGILALPGIGGLLWDWEYELQTDYSKYSILQILYSNTTNAGKNYSRIFGIRL